DNA sequence from the Streptomyces sp. NBC_01264 genome:
GGATCTCGTAGTCGCCGAAGTTCTGCCGCCGGAAGGGGATGGGCTCGGTCGACTCCAGGGTGAGGAGCCGTTCCTCCCAGGCCTTCGCGGCGACCGCGTAGTCCTCGGCGCCCATCCGGTCGGTGCCGTACAGCACGAACGGCGGCAGCGGCTCGATGCCCGGGTAGTAGAGGATCCCGTGGTGGATCGGGAACAGCAGGTCGTCGATGGGGCCGTTGATCCCGCGAGCGGCGTAATGCGACTCCGGGCCACCGGCGGTCACCGCGAGCAGGGCCCTGCGGCCCGCGAGGGTGCCCTCGCCGAAGCGCTCCCCGTACTTGGTGTCGCTGTGCTCGCCGACCCCGTACGCGAAACGGTACGTGAACACCCGGTCCACCCAGCCCTTGAGGATCGCGGGCATCGAGTACCACCACAGCGGGAACTGGAAGATGACCGTGTCGGCCCACAGCAGCTTCTCCTGCTCGGCGAGCACGTCCGGGGTGAGCTCCCCGGCTTCGAAGGCCCGGCCCGAGTCCAGGGCGACCTTCAGCGGGCTCGACGCGTGGGGGCCGTAGTCCCCGGCGTCCACGACCGCCTTCCAGTTCATCGCGTACAGATCGCTCACCCGCACCTCGTGTCCGGCGCC
Encoded proteins:
- a CDS encoding NAD(P)H-dependent oxidoreductase, which translates into the protein MKTLIVHAHPEPQSLNSSLKDLAVSTLEGAGHEVRVSDLYAMNWKAVVDAGDYGPHASSPLKVALDSGRAFEAGELTPDVLAEQEKLLWADTVIFQFPLWWYSMPAILKGWVDRVFTYRFAYGVGEHSDTKYGERFGEGTLAGRRALLAVTAGGPESHYAARGINGPIDDLLFPIHHGILYYPGIEPLPPFVLYGTDRMGAEDYAVAAKAWEERLLTLESTEPIPFRRQNFGDYEIPSLQLKEGLEPAGRGGFGLHVR